One Skermanella pratensis genomic window, GCATGAAATTGTCGATCAGCACCCCCTCCTCGTCGATCCTCCGGCTGTCGGGCGGCATCGAGCCGGGGGTGATGCCGCCGACATCGGCATGGTGGCCGCGCGAGGCGACGTAGAACAGCACGTCGCGGCCGGCATCGTCGAACACGGGGGTGACCACCGTGATGTCCGGCAGGTGGGTTCCGCCGTTGTAGGGATCGTTCAGCATGAAGGCATCGCCCGGCTTCATGCCTGCCGCTCCCGGTACGCCGCGGCGGCGGATGATCGCGCGGACGCTCTCGCCCATCGATCCCAGATGCACCGGCATGTGGGGCGCGTTGGCGATCAGGCCGCCCTCCGCGTCGAACAATGCGCAGGAGAAGTCGAGGCGTTCCTTGATATTGACCGAATAGGCGGTGTTCTCCAGCGTCACGCCCATCTGTTCCGCGATCGACATGAACAGGTTGTTGAACACTTCCAGCATGACCGGGTCGACGCGGGTGCCGACCGCGACGCGCGACGGCAGCGCCTCGACGCGGGCCATGACGAGATGGTCGCGATTGGTGACCTCGGCGCGCCAGCCGGGCTCGACCACGGTGGTGGCGTTGGTCTCCCGCAGGATCGCGGGGCCGTCGATCCGGTCGCCGGGGCGAAGCGCGGTCCGGTCGAACACGGGAGTGCCGTTCAGGCTGGCGAGCGGCTGGAGCGGGGACCAGCGAGGTCCGGGCGCCAGTTCCGGGTCGTCCGCCGTCGCGGTGGAGCCGATCACCTCGACCGACACGGCCTCGACCACCAGGGGCTTGCCGGCCATGGCGAAACCGTAGCGCTGGCGGTGCGCGGTCTCGAATGCGTAGTGGATGGTTTCGACGTCGCCGAAGTCGACGGCCAGGGCGGTGTCGGTGCCCTGGTACTTCAGGTGGACCGTCCTGACCACGCGGATATCGGCGCCGCCCAGATCCTGGACCGAAAGCTCATGGCGGCCGTCGGCCTCCAGCTCGTCCAGGGTGGTGGACAAGGCCGGGACCAGGCCCGGTTCCAGCAGGGCCTCCACCGCCCGCTCGCGGATCGTCACCGTGTCGGCCAGCCCCATGCCGTAGGCGGACAGGACGCCGGCATGGGGATGGATGAACACCCGCTTCATGCCCAGCGCATCGGCCACAAGGCAGGCATGCTGCCCGCCGGCCCCGCCGAAGCAGGTCAGGGTATATCCGGTGACGTCGTAGCCGCGCTGGACCGAGATCTGCTTGATGGCGTTGGCCATGTTCTCGACCGCGATTTTCAGGAAGCCTTCGGCGACCTCCTCCGGCGTGCGGGTGTCGCCGGTGGCCCGCCGGATCTCCTCCGCCAGCGCCGCGAACTTCTTCCGCACCACCTCGGCGTCGAGCGGCTGGTCGGCGTCCGGCCCGAAGACCCGGGGGAAGAAATCCGGGTGGAGCTTGCCGAGCATGACATTGCAGTCGGTCACCGTCAGCGGGCCGCCCCGGCGGTAGCAGGCGGGGCCGGGGTTGGCGCCGGCGCTTTCCGGTCCGACCCGGTAACGGCTGCCGTCGAACACGCAGATCGAGCCGCCGCCGGCGGCGACGGTGTTGATCCGCATCATCGGAGCCCGCATCCGGACGCCGGCCACCTGCGTCTCGAAGGTGCGCTCGAACTCGCCGGCATAGTGGGACACGTCGGTCGAGGTGCCGCCCATGTCGAAGCCGATGATGCGGTCGAACCCGGCCATGGTGGATGTCCGGACGGCGCCGACGATGCCGCCGGCCGGGCCGGAGAGGATGGAATCCTTGCCGTGGAACAGGCGGGCGTCGGTCAAGCCGCCGTTCGACTGCATGAACATCAGCCGGGTATCGCCCAGCTGGGCCGCCACCTGATCGACATAGCGGCGCAGGATCGGCGACAGGTAGGCATCGACCACGGTGGTGTCGCCCCGGCCGACCAGCTTCATCAGCGGGCTGACCTCGTGACTGACGGAGACCTGGGTGAAGCCGATCGAGCGGGCGACGTCGGCGACGGCGCGCTCGTGCTCCGGATAGCGGTACCCGTGCATGAAGACGACGGCGCAGGAACGGATGCCGGCCTCGAAGGCGCGCGCCAGCCCGGCCCGCGCGGCGGCGAGGTCGACCGGGACCAGCGTGCGGCCGTCGGCGCCCATGCGCTCCGGAACCTCGACCGTGTGGGCGTAGAGCTGTTCCGGCAGGACGATGTGGCGGGCGAAGATCTTCGGCCGCGCCTGGTACCCGATGCGCAGCGCGTCGGCGAAGCCCCTGGTGGTGACCAGGACGGTGGGTTCCCCCTTCCGCTCCAGCAGGGCGTTGGTGGCGACCGTGGTCCCCATCTTGACCGCGTCGATGCGGTCGGCCGGGATCGGCGCTCCGGCCGGGACGCCGAGCAGGTCGCGGATGCCCTGGAGGGCGGCGTCGGCGTATCGTTCCGGATTGTCGGACAGCAGCTTGTGCGTAACGACCGCGCCGTCCGGCTTTCTCGCCACCACGTCGGTGAAGGTGCCGCCGCGATCGATCCAGAATTGCCACTTGCCGGTCATGCCCTGCCCGCTCCCCTGATTTCCGAATTGGTTTCGCACCGCAACATTATTGAGGCACACCCGCTTGGAATGTGCCACCCCAGCGGATTATCTTCTATGTCATGAAAGCCATGATCGTTTCGATGGCGGTCCTGTTGTTTCTGCTGACCGGCCCGATGCTGGTGGTAGCGATGGGAACCGTGACGCTGGGGGGGCATTGGTCCACCGCCAGCCGACAATCCTCCAACCAGGCTCCCGATCCGGCGACGACACCCGAAGCGGTCGTGCAGGTCTATGCCGCGCGCGCCTTCTCGTGGCGGGGAGCCTTCGGCACCCATCCCTGGTTCGCCGTCAAGGCGGCCGGCGCCCCGGATTATACCGTGTACGAGAAAATCGGCTGGCGCGTCATGCGGGGCCTGCCGGCGATCTCGATTGCCCGGCGGACGCCCGATGGCTACTGGTTCGGCCAGAAGCCGACGATCCTGGCGGAACTGCGCGGCCCGGCCGCCGAGGCCGCCATCGCCAAGCTGGACGCCGCCGCCAAGGCGTACCCGTACAACGGCACCTACCGGATCTGGCCGGGTCCCAACAGCAACACCTTCGCCGCCTTTGTCGGCCGGGCGGTGCCGGAACTGCGCCTCGACCTGCCGCCCACCGCCCTGGGCAAGGATTACCTGGCGCCGTGGAGCCTGTTCGCGTCGGCGCCCAGCGGGACCGGCTGGCAGCTGTCGATATTCGGCGTGGCCGGCGTGCTGGTCGCGGTGGAGGAAGGCATCGAGCTCAACGTGCTGGGCCTGACCGTCGGCATCGACCCCCTGGACCTCGCGATCAAGCTGCCGGGCCTGGGACGGCTGGGACCGGGCCGGGGCGCGGAGGTGGACGAGGAGATCCTGGAGCGCGGCCGGGACCGCCAACCGCCGGAATGAGGCTTCCCAGGGTTGGAACGTAGGTCGGCCTTGGCCCGAAGGGCCAACGCCGACATGTCGGCCGGAACGTCGGCGTAAGAAGTCGGCGTTCGCCTTCGGCGAAGGCCGACCTACGGCTGCTGAGCTTCAGCAAGAATGTCGCGGAGCAAGCATTCGGCCGCATGCTATCGTGAACGCATGAGATACCGACGCGACCGCACCGCGGGCGGAACCTACTTCTTCACCGTGGTCACACACGAACGGCTGCCGATTCTCGCCAGTCCGGAGGCGGTCGATGCCTTGCGGTCGGCTTTTCGCAAGGTTCGTAGCGACCGCCCTTTCGTGATCAAAGCGATCGTCGTCCTGCCGGACCACCTGCATACCTTATGGACGCTGCCGGAAGGTGACGCCGACTATTCCATGCGGTGGCGGCTGATCAAACGTAGCTTCTCGGCGGCTGTCGACGCTCGGTCACGTGTCTGGCAGAACCGCTTCTGGGAACATCGGGTTCGTGACGAGACCGACTGGTGCCGTCACATCGACTATATCCACTGGAATCCGGTCAAGCACGGTATCGTGAATGAAGCTTGGGAATGGCCTTATTCGAGCTTCAACACCCATGTGCAGCGTGGCACCTATCCAGCGGATTGGCACCCGATCATCGAACCGGCCCTCACGCCGCCGCGGGTTCCGGGTCCGGGGCACCCTGCCACTGCTCGAGCACGCCGTTGACCATGGCCGTGCCGCCGTCGAGCGCTTCCTGGAGCAGGCTCACCTGGTCGGGCCAGGGCAGTTCGAGGCGGCCGGTGACCTCGCCGCAGTCGCTTTCCAGATTGCCGAGGAACTTGCGGACGATCGCCTGCATTCGGCGGTTGCTGATCAGGCAGATCAGCACGAGGCGGCGAATCGTCCGGTTGCGCGCGACGGTCAGGATGCGGCGCATCACGCCCGACCCGAAGCCCTGGTTCTGGAAGCCCGGCTCGACGCTGACCGCCAGTTCGCCCTCGCCCGGCCAGACCTTCGGCTCGGTGCGCAGTTCGGCGACCGCGCGCAGTTCGCCGCGCACGAAGCAGCCGACCATGATGGTGAAGCGCCAGTCTATGCCGCGGCAATAGCCGGCGATCGCCTCATCGGACTTGAAGCCGCAGAAGCGGGAATAGCGATCGTTCGCCGAGAGCCGGAGAAGGTGATCGCGATAGGTGTTCAGGTCGGTGGGAAGGAGCTTGCGATAGACCGTCATGGACGTGGTGCTTCCGTGGAATAACTGCCGTTGACGCCTTCATTCCTGGAGCTTCCTTCCCTCGGCCGCGTGTCGCGCCCGTTTCCGGCCGATCGATACGACCTCTACCCTTATGTTGCACTGCAGCAAACGGTTTAGAAGGGGGGATGGTTGCCGCGTCGAGAAAAAACAGCGGCTGGTAACGTCCATGTCACAGTTGGCGATGGCGAAATCGGTGGCTATGCTCGGCACGTCGCCACTGCCGGACCTGTTGCAAGAATCATGAGTATCTGGGGAAAATTTCTGGGCGGAGCCGCGGGCTTCGCCATCGGCGGCCCGATCGGGGGTCTTCTCGGGGCGGTCGCCGGCCACGCCGTAGACCTGTACCGCGAGGAGGAGGGGGAAACCGACGCGACCCAGCAGATCGCCTTCACCATCGGCGTGATCGCGCTCGGCGCCAAGATGGCCAAGGTGGACGGCGTGGTGACCCGCCACGAGGTCGACGCCTTCAAGCAGGTGTTCAAGATCCCGTCGGAAGAGATGAAGAATGTCGGGCGCATCTTCGACATGGCGCGCCGCGACAGCCAGGGCTGGGAACCCTATGCCAAACAGATCGCCAAGCTGCTGGCCGACCGTCCCGCCGTGCTGGAAGACCTGCTTGACGGTCTGTTCCACATCGCGCGGGCCGACGGCGAGCTGCGCGAGGCCGAGATCGGCTACCTGGAAGGCATCTCGAAGGTGTTCGGCTTCTCCGACCGGGACTTCCTGCGCATCCGGGCGAGCAACGGCTGCGCGCCCAAGGACGACCCCTACGCCGTGCTCGGCCTGACCCCGGACGCCACCGACGAGGAGATCAAGGCGGCGCACCGCGGCCTGGTGCGCGACCATCATCCCGACCGCCTGATCGCCCAGGGCTTGCCGCAGGATTTCGTCGACATCGCCAACGACAAGCTGGCGTCGATCAATGCCGCCCACGACCGCATCCGCAAGGAACGCGGCGCCGTGATGGAGACCGCGTGACCGCCTTGCGGAGTTAGCGCTTGCCGAGACCGGGGGGATCTCCTTTATAGCTTCGGATCATGGCACCTAACCCTCCCCTGGTCGCGCTGATGGGCGCCACGGTCACTTTCGGCGGTCTGCCGGTGTTCGAGAAGATCGATCTCGGCATCGCGCGGGGCGACAAGGTGTGCCTGGTCGGACGCAACGGCAGCGGCAAATCCACCCTCATGAAGCTCTTGTCCGGACAGATCGCGCCGGACGACGGCGAACGTTTTCTCCAACCCGGCGCGCGCGTGGCCTATCTGGCGCAGGAACCCTCGTTCGATGGCTATGCGACGGTCCACGACTTCGTCGCCGAAGGGCTGCCGCCCGACGACCAGGACGCCCTGCACCGGGTCGACGCGGTGCTCGACCGGCTGAGCTTGGCGGTCGACCGGTCGCCCGCCAGCCTGTCCGGCGGCGAGGCGCGCCGCGCGGCACTGGGACGGGCGCTGGTCTCCGCCCCCGACGTCCTGCTGCTGGACGAGCCGACCAACCATCTGGACCTGCCGACGATCGAATGGCTGGAAGGCGAGCTGCAGTCCTATCGCGGCGGGCTGCTGCTGATCAGCCACGACCGTGCCTTCCTGTCCAAGCTGTCGCGTCGGACCCTGTGGCTCGACCGCGGCGGCATCCGCGAGACCGAGCGCGGCTTCGCGGAGTTCGAAGCCTGGCAGCAGGAGGTCTTCGCGTCGGAGGAGATCGCGGCCCACAAGCTGGACCGCAAGATCGCCGCCGAGACCCAGTGGATGCGGGAGGGCATCAGCGCCCGCCGGACCCGCAACATGGGCCGTGTGCGCGCCCTGCAGCAGCTTCGCACCGATCGCGCCGAACGGGTGCGCGGCGGCCAGCAGGTCAAGCTGGGTGTCGCCGAGGGCGAGGCCAGCGGGCGCATGGTGATCGAGGCGGAGCATGTCGCCAAGGGCTTCGACGCGTCGGACGGTCGGCGGGAGGTCGCGAAGGATTTCTCCACCCGCATCCTGCGCGGCGACCGGGTCGGCCTGATCGGCCCGAACGGCGCCGGCAAGACCACGCTGCTCAAGCTCCTGACCGGCCAGATGCCGCCCGATTCGGGGACGGTGCGGCTGGGCGTCAACCTTCAGCCGGTCTATTTCGACCAGCGACGCGCCTCGCTCGATCCGAACGCCACGATCCACCAGACGCTCTGCCCGTTCGGCGGCGACAGCGTCTCGGTCGGCGGCCAGTCCCGGCACGTCGCGTCCTACATGCGGGACTTCCTGTTCGACCCGAAGCTGAAGGATACGCCGACCCGGGCGCTGTCCGGCGGCGAGCGGAACCGGCTGCTGCTGGCGACCCTGTTCGCCCGGCCGTCGAACCTGATGATCCTGGACGAGCCGACCAACGACCTGGACATGGACACGCTCGACCTGCTGGAAGAGGTCCTGAGCGACTATGACGGCACGCTGCTGCTGGTCAGCCACGACCGCGACTTCCTGGACCGGCTGGTGACCTCGGTAATCGCGGTGGAGGGGGCCGGCGAGGTCCAGGAGTATGTCGGCGGCTACTCGGACTACGTCACCCAGCGCCCGGACCGCGGCGCGACGGAAGCGTCCAAGGCCCGGAAGAAGGACGCATCACCGCCCGCCGAGGCCAAGCAGCGCCGCAAGCTGAGCTACCAGCAGCAGCGCGAGCTTGACCAGCTGCCGGGGCGGATGGATGAGCTGGGCGGCAGGATCAGGGCGGCGGAGGCGAGGCTGGCCGACGCCGACTTCTTCAGCCGGGACCCCGCCGGGTTCCAGAAGACCAGCGAGGGCCTGGGCAAGCTTCAGGCGGAGCTGGAAGCGGCGGAGGAACGCTGGCTCGAGCTGGAGGCATTGCGGGAAGAACTGGAAGCCTCCTCTTGAGCTCCCGCGACATCGCCGCCGCCCTGGTCGTCATGGTGATCTGGGGCCTCAACTTCGCCGTGGCCAAGTACGGCTTGCGCGACTTTTCGCCCATGCTGCTGATGAGCCTGCGGTTCGCCATGGTGGCGGTGATGCTCCTGCCGTTCGTGGCGGTGCCGTGGGGGCGCATGAAGGAGATCTTCGTGCTGTCGGTGCTGCTGGGCGGCCTGCACTTCCCGCTGATGTTCACCGGGCTGACCAGGGTGGACGCGGCGGCCGCCTCGATCGCGATCCAGCTCCAGGTGCCGTTCTCCTCCATCCTCGCGGCGATCCTCTACAAGGACAAGCTGGGCTGGCGGCGCGGGCTGGGCATGGCGATCTCGTTCGGCGGCGTGATCGTGATCGCCGGCGAACCCCGGGCCATGGACGGAAGCTGGTATCTGGGGCTGGTGGTGGTGGCCGCGCTGATCTTCTCCATCGTCAATATCCAGATCCGCCGGATCGGCTCGATCAACGGCTTCTCGCTGAATGCCTGGATGTCCGTGATGGCGGCGCCCCAGCTGCTGGCCGTCTCGCTGCTGATGGAGACCGGGCAGGTCGAGCAGATCAGGGCGGCGTCGTGGCTCGGCTGGGGCAGCATCGCCTACATGGCGATCATGGTCACCATCGTGTCCTACGCGTTCTGGTATCCTCTGGTGCGCCGCTACCCGGTCAACCAGACCATGCCGTGGACGCTGCTGGTGCCGGTGTTCGGCGTGCTGTCCGGCGTGCTGCTGCTGGGCGAGCCGCTGACGCCCGCCATGGTGGTCGGCGGATCGCTGACGCTGGTAGGCGTCGCGGTGATCATGATCCGGAAGGCTCCGAAGCAGAACCAGAACCAGTCGGCGACATGACGCTCTCCCCGATCCCGCGACCTTCGCCGAACCAGGAACCGCGCCCGGACGGCGTGCCGGTCGACATCCTGCTGGTCCACTACACCGGCATGCCGACGGGCGCCGGGGCCCTGGAGCGGCTGTGCGACCGGGATTCCCGGGTCAGCGCGCATTATCTGGTGGACGAGGACGGGACGGTGTTCGCCCTGGTGCCGGAGGAGCGGCGGGCCTGGCATGCCGGCGTCGGCTTCTGGCAGGGCGAGCGCGACATCAACAGCCGCTCGATCGGCGTGGAGCTGGCGAACCCCGGGCACGAGTGGGGCTACCGCCCGTTCCCGCCGGCCCAGATGGAGGCATTCGCCGTCCTGGCGCGCGGCATCCTGGATCGGCATGGGATCTTGCCCCACCGGGTGCTCGCCCACTCCGACGTGGCGCCGGCCCGCAAGGAGGATCCCGGCGAACTGTTCGGCTGGCAGGGGCTTGCGGCACGGGGCATCGGGATGTGGCCGGAACCGGAAGCGCTGGACGACGGGCCGGGCTACGCGGTGGCGGAGGCCCAGGACCTGCTGGGCCGGTTCGGCTACGAGGTCGCGGCGTCGGGCGTGCTGGACGCCCCGACCCGCATCGCGGCGACGGCTTTTCAGCGCCATTTCGTCCCCGACCGGGTGGCATTCGGCCTGGACCGGACCTTCATGCGGGTGCTCCGGGCGGCGGTCCGGCAGGCGGAAGCGCCCGTTTCCCGCTGATTCCGCCCTCTTCCCGCCTTCGGCATTGCAATTGTGTTGCATCGCACCCGTCCAGTGCCTAAGTTCCCGGCCGCCAGGTGGCTGGATGGCCGCTTCCCATGGGATCCCATGGGGAGAGGAAAGTCCGGGCTCCACGGAAATACGGTGCCGGGTAACGCCCGGCGGGGGCGACCCCAGGGAAAGTGCCACAGAAAGCAAACCGCCAGCCCAGCGCCGGAGTTCGTCTCCGGAGTCGGCAGGCAAGGGTGAAAGGGTGCGGTAAGAGCGCACCGCGGCTCCGGCAACGGAGACGGCATGGTAAACCCCACCGGGAGCAAGACCGAATAGGGGCGGCTTGGCCACAAGCCTAGCGCATTTCCGCGCCGTCGCCCGGGTTGGTCGCGTGAGGCGTCCGGTAACGGGCGTCCCAGATGAATGGTCATCCACCGCCCCCTTCCGGGTAACCGGATCGTCGGGCGGGGACAGAACCCGGCTTACAGGCCACCTGGCACCCCTTAATTAAGATTTTTCTAATTCAACTTTCAGGATGTTCCTGGCGGTCATGGGTTTTCATGGGCCGGAAGCTGGGACAATGATGGGACGTATCGGGATAATCCTGTGGACAAGCTGTTAGTGACTATTCCGCTAGATTTCCGAAGCCGGTTTTTCCAATCCGAGTCGGTCAATGATTCAAGGACTCATCATTTGAATTCGCCCGATCGTTATAGGAACGAATAGTGAACGAACTTCAGAAACGCTCTTAAGATTAACTTGATGTTTAGGTTCTCGCTAAAAAGCGTTGCATCCACAATCCAACCTTGAGGAAAGACGAACGCAGCCGCGAAATTTCTTGATTCCAAAGGCCAATTACTGGCAACGGCATTGACGGCCCATGAAATCCCATGTTATCCCATACTCATCCAAGCTGCTGGGACGGTACCCTTAAGGTCTAACTCAGGGGGAGAACCTAACCAAGGCGAAGGTGGTGCGGGGCCGATGGCTCGGACCGCAGGGCTTGAGGGTTAAATGGCCATCTTCTTGTCCTCTTTCTTGAATAAGGTAGACAAGAAGGGCCGCGTGTCGGTGCCGGCGTCATTTCGTGGCGTGCTGGCCAAGGACTCCCCCGAAGGCGTTGCGTCCAGCGTGATCGTGTTCCGCTCCCTACAGTTTTCTGCACTCGAAGCGTGTAGTCCGGAGCATATGGACAGGCTGGCCGAAACACTGGATCAAATGGATATTCCGCCGGAGGAGAAGGACCTCTTCCAGGCGACGATCTTCGCCGGCTCGATCCAGCTCGGGATCGACGCCGAGGGCCGGATCCTGATCCCCCAGGACATGCTGGATTATGCCGGGATCACCGAGCAGGCCTCGTTCGTGGCCAACAACAAGACTTTCCAGATCTGGGAGCCGGCCGCCCACGCCGCCCGGATGGAAGAGGCGCGCAAGCTCAGCCGCGCCGCAGGGCTGTCGCTCAGCAGCATCAGCCTGTCGGGCCGCCGGCCAGCCGCCGCCCCGGCGAAGGAATAGGAGGGCGGCATGGCATCGACCAACGAACATGTCCCCGTCCTGCTGGAAGAGGTGGTGGCGGCCCTGGCTCCCCGGGACGGCGGCGTCTATGTGGACGGGACCTTCGGCCGCGGCGGCTATGCCCGCGCGATCCTGGCCGCCGCGGACTGCACCGTCTGGGGGATCGACCGCGACCCCGCGGCGGTCGCCGCGGGCTCGGTCATGGCTGAGGAATTCCCCCATCGGTTGAACGTCATCGAAGGCCCGTTCGGCCGGATGGACGCGCTGCTGCGCGAGGCCGGGGTCGAGGGCGTCGACGGCGTCACGCTGGACCTGGGCGTCTCGTCGCCGCAGATCGACGACCCGGCGCGCGGTTTCTCGTTCCGCGCCGACGGGCCGCTCGACATGCGCATGGGAAATCATGGGATGACGGCCGCCGACGCGGTCAATTCCCTGGGCGAGACCGAACTGGCCGACGTGATCTACCGCCTGGGCGAGGAGCGGATGTCCCGCCGGGTCGCCCGCGCGATCGTGGCCGCCCGCGCCGAACAGCCGATCGAGCGGACCGGCCGGCTGGCCGAGATCGTCCGGCGGGTGGTTCCGAAGAGCCGCGACGGCATCGATCCGGCGACCCGGACCTTCCAGGCGCTCCGGCTCTACGTCAACGACGAGCTGGGCGAGCTGGACCGCGGCCTCGCCGCCTCCGAGCGGCTGCTGCGCCCCGGCGGGCGGCTGGCGGTGGTCTCGTTCCACTCGCTGGAGGACCGCCAGGTCAAGGAATTCCTGCGCCGGCGGTCGGGCAACAGCCCGGCCCCGTCGCGTCACGCACCGGTGGAACGGACGGCCGAAGCGGCGCCGACGTTCCGCCTGATCTCCCGCAAGCCGGTGACGCCCGGCGACACGGAACTCGTCAACAATCCCCGCGCCCGGTCAGCCCGGCTGCGCGCGGCCGAACGCACGAAGGCACCGGCCTTCGAGGAGGCAGCATGATCAGCAAGTCCACGGTGATCTGGCTCGGTCTGGCGGGCCTGGCGAGCGGGGCATTGTTCCACACGAGCTATCGGGTGCAGGCGCTCGGCGAGGACTTGGCCGGGCTGAACCGCGCGATCATCCACGAACAGGAAGCCATTCAGATCCTGAAGGCCGAGTGGAGCTACATGAACGATCCGACCCGGATCGAGGAAATGGCGCGCCGCCACCTGGTGCTCGGCCCGACCGCAGCCGGGCAGATGATCGCCTCGGTCGAGACCATCCCGGCACGGCTGCATCCGGCCGACCCCAACGCGCCGCAGGGCCCCGCGCTGGTCGCCGGAACGGTTCCGATGCCGTCGCGCAAGCCGAGCGCCGGCAGCCTGCAGGCAAGCGCGCCGGCCGGTACCGTCGTGCTCGCCACCTACAAGGTGACGCGATGACCGACATCCACGCGTCACGCCACTGGCACACCGACCGCG contains:
- a CDS encoding division/cell wall cluster transcriptional repressor MraZ; this encodes MAIFLSSFLNKVDKKGRVSVPASFRGVLAKDSPEGVASSVIVFRSLQFSALEACSPEHMDRLAETLDQMDIPPEEKDLFQATIFAGSIQLGIDAEGRILIPQDMLDYAGITEQASFVANNKTFQIWEPAAHAARMEEARKLSRAAGLSLSSISLSGRRPAAAPAKE
- a CDS encoding ATP-binding cassette domain-containing protein; protein product: MAPNPPLVALMGATVTFGGLPVFEKIDLGIARGDKVCLVGRNGSGKSTLMKLLSGQIAPDDGERFLQPGARVAYLAQEPSFDGYATVHDFVAEGLPPDDQDALHRVDAVLDRLSLAVDRSPASLSGGEARRAALGRALVSAPDVLLLDEPTNHLDLPTIEWLEGELQSYRGGLLLISHDRAFLSKLSRRTLWLDRGGIRETERGFAEFEAWQQEVFASEEIAAHKLDRKIAAETQWMREGISARRTRNMGRVRALQQLRTDRAERVRGGQQVKLGVAEGEASGRMVIEAEHVAKGFDASDGRREVAKDFSTRILRGDRVGLIGPNGAGKTTLLKLLTGQMPPDSGTVRLGVNLQPVYFDQRRASLDPNATIHQTLCPFGGDSVSVGGQSRHVASYMRDFLFDPKLKDTPTRALSGGERNRLLLATLFARPSNLMILDEPTNDLDMDTLDLLEEVLSDYDGTLLLVSHDRDFLDRLVTSVIAVEGAGEVQEYVGGYSDYVTQRPDRGATEASKARKKDASPPAEAKQRRKLSYQQQRELDQLPGRMDELGGRIRAAEARLADADFFSRDPAGFQKTSEGLGKLQAELEAAEERWLELEALREELEASS
- a CDS encoding DMT family transporter — translated: MSSRDIAAALVVMVIWGLNFAVAKYGLRDFSPMLLMSLRFAMVAVMLLPFVAVPWGRMKEIFVLSVLLGGLHFPLMFTGLTRVDAAAASIAIQLQVPFSSILAAILYKDKLGWRRGLGMAISFGGVIVIAGEPRAMDGSWYLGLVVVAALIFSIVNIQIRRIGSINGFSLNAWMSVMAAPQLLAVSLLMETGQVEQIRAASWLGWGSIAYMAIMVTIVSYAFWYPLVRRYPVNQTMPWTLLVPVFGVLSGVLLLGEPLTPAMVVGGSLTLVGVAVIMIRKAPKQNQNQSAT
- a CDS encoding N-acetylmuramoyl-L-alanine amidase, with the protein product MTLSPIPRPSPNQEPRPDGVPVDILLVHYTGMPTGAGALERLCDRDSRVSAHYLVDEDGTVFALVPEERRAWHAGVGFWQGERDINSRSIGVELANPGHEWGYRPFPPAQMEAFAVLARGILDRHGILPHRVLAHSDVAPARKEDPGELFGWQGLAARGIGMWPEPEALDDGPGYAVAEAQDLLGRFGYEVAASGVLDAPTRIAATAFQRHFVPDRVAFGLDRTFMRVLRAAVRQAEAPVSR
- a CDS encoding hydantoinase B/oxoprolinase family protein; amino-acid sequence: MTGKWQFWIDRGGTFTDVVARKPDGAVVTHKLLSDNPERYADAALQGIRDLLGVPAGAPIPADRIDAVKMGTTVATNALLERKGEPTVLVTTRGFADALRIGYQARPKIFARHIVLPEQLYAHTVEVPERMGADGRTLVPVDLAAARAGLARAFEAGIRSCAVVFMHGYRYPEHERAVADVARSIGFTQVSVSHEVSPLMKLVGRGDTTVVDAYLSPILRRYVDQVAAQLGDTRLMFMQSNGGLTDARLFHGKDSILSGPAGGIVGAVRTSTMAGFDRIIGFDMGGTSTDVSHYAGEFERTFETQVAGVRMRAPMMRINTVAAGGGSICVFDGSRYRVGPESAGANPGPACYRRGGPLTVTDCNVMLGKLHPDFFPRVFGPDADQPLDAEVVRKKFAALAEEIRRATGDTRTPEEVAEGFLKIAVENMANAIKQISVQRGYDVTGYTLTCFGGAGGQHACLVADALGMKRVFIHPHAGVLSAYGMGLADTVTIRERAVEALLEPGLVPALSTTLDELEADGRHELSVQDLGGADIRVVRTVHLKYQGTDTALAVDFGDVETIHYAFETAHRQRYGFAMAGKPLVVEAVSVEVIGSTATADDPELAPGPRWSPLQPLASLNGTPVFDRTALRPGDRIDGPAILRETNATTVVEPGWRAEVTNRDHLVMARVEALPSRVAVGTRVDPVMLEVFNNLFMSIAEQMGVTLENTAYSVNIKERLDFSCALFDAEGGLIANAPHMPVHLGSMGESVRAIIRRRGVPGAAGMKPGDAFMLNDPYNGGTHLPDITVVTPVFDDAGRDVLFYVASRGHHADVGGITPGSMPPDSRRIDEEGVLIDNFMLVDGGTFREEALHELLTSGPHPVRNTVQNVGDLKAQLAANEKGVQELRRMVDHFGLETVTAYMGHVQDNAEEQVRRVLGVLKDGSFVQRLDNGAEIHVRISIDREARSAVIDFTGTSPQLDDNFNAPSAVCRAAVLYVFRTLVDDDIPMNDGCLKPLRIVIPEGSMLAPRYPAAVVAGNVETSQCVTDALYGALGVMAAAQGTMNNFTFGDERYQYYETICGGSGAGPDFDGTDAVHTHMTNSRLTDPEVLEWRFPVLLESFRIRRGSGGRGRHRGGDGTVRRMRFLEPMTAAILSNHRVVPPFGMDGGEPGEPGSARVERTDGSVQTLGPTEKVEMHAGDVMVIETPSGGGFGRAG
- a CDS encoding DUF3750 domain-containing protein, whose translation is MKAMIVSMAVLLFLLTGPMLVVAMGTVTLGGHWSTASRQSSNQAPDPATTPEAVVQVYAARAFSWRGAFGTHPWFAVKAAGAPDYTVYEKIGWRVMRGLPAISIARRTPDGYWFGQKPTILAELRGPAAEAAIAKLDAAAKAYPYNGTYRIWPGPNSNTFAAFVGRAVPELRLDLPPTALGKDYLAPWSLFASAPSGTGWQLSIFGVAGVLVAVEEGIELNVLGLTVGIDPLDLAIKLPGLGRLGPGRGAEVDEEILERGRDRQPPE
- a CDS encoding GNAT family N-acetyltransferase, with the protein product MTVYRKLLPTDLNTYRDHLLRLSANDRYSRFCGFKSDEAIAGYCRGIDWRFTIMVGCFVRGELRAVAELRTEPKVWPGEGELAVSVEPGFQNQGFGSGVMRRILTVARNRTIRRLVLICLISNRRMQAIVRKFLGNLESDCGEVTGRLELPWPDQVSLLQEALDGGTAMVNGVLEQWQGAPDPEPAAA
- a CDS encoding TerB family tellurite resistance protein, with product MSIWGKFLGGAAGFAIGGPIGGLLGAVAGHAVDLYREEEGETDATQQIAFTIGVIALGAKMAKVDGVVTRHEVDAFKQVFKIPSEEMKNVGRIFDMARRDSQGWEPYAKQIAKLLADRPAVLEDLLDGLFHIARADGELREAEIGYLEGISKVFGFSDRDFLRIRASNGCAPKDDPYAVLGLTPDATDEEIKAAHRGLVRDHHPDRLIAQGLPQDFVDIANDKLASINAAHDRIRKERGAVMETA
- a CDS encoding REP-associated tyrosine transposase translates to MSRSKHSAACYRERMRYRRDRTAGGTYFFTVVTHERLPILASPEAVDALRSAFRKVRSDRPFVIKAIVVLPDHLHTLWTLPEGDADYSMRWRLIKRSFSAAVDARSRVWQNRFWEHRVRDETDWCRHIDYIHWNPVKHGIVNEAWEWPYSSFNTHVQRGTYPADWHPIIEPALTPPRVPGPGHPATARARR